The DNA sequence TCTTCGACACCGTCGGTGCGAGGATCGCCGACCTGCTGCCGCCGATTCTGGAGTTGTGCCGACGGGCAGGGTGAGGGCTTAGTAGGCGCCGACCGGGCTGACGATGGCCTTGACCGTCTTCACCGCGATCAACAGGTCGGAGATCATGGACCAGTTTTCGACGTAGAAGAGGTCCAGCCGGACGGAGTCTTCCCAGTTGAGGTCGGAGCGTCCGCTGACCTGCCACAGACCGGTGATGCCGGGACGGACCAGAAGGCGGCGCCGGGTGCAATCGTCGTAGGTTGCGACCTCGCGAGCCAGCGGCGGCCGCGGGCCGACGACGCTCATATCCCGTTTGAGCACGTTGATGAACTGAGGGAGCTCGTCGAGGCTGTACTTGCGCAGGATGCGACCGACCGGTGTGACCCGCGGGTCGCTGTGCATCTTGAACAGGACCCCGCCGGGGCTGTCATTGAGCGCGACGAGCCCACCGAGCATCTTGTCGGCGCCGTCGACCATGGTGCGGAACTTGATCATGCGGAACGGGCGGCCGTCGGCTCCGATGCGCTCCTGCCGGTAGAAGACCGGACCGGGGCTGGTCAGCTTGATCGCGAGAGCGATGAGGACCAAGATCGGCAGCCCGCAGATCAGGACGAGGCTGGAGAACATCACGTCGAAGAGCCGCTTCTCGAACTGCTTGGCGCCGTGGTAGGTGGGCTTTTCGACGTGGATGAGGGACATGCCGGCGATCGGGCGCATCTGCAGTCGTGGCCCGGCGACGTCGATGACGCCGGGGGCGACGAACATGTCGATGTTGAGGCCGTCCAATTCCCAGGACAGTTCGCGTAACGCGCGGCCGTCGAGATACTCGGATGCGGTGACGGCGACGGCGAAGCTGTTGGATTCGACCGCGGCCGCGACGATGTCTGACTCATCACCGAAGGTCGGGATGGTGCCGACTCCTGCGATGTCGAGCTGAGTCCGCATAGGGCGGCCGGGAATGC is a window from the Mycolicibacterium anyangense genome containing:
- a CDS encoding sugar transferase; its protein translation is MTAIGEPFRQPTTSVVAPPRTAGWQETYAKALVAVDFVAVVLAVALAQWLRFGGPLTIARPRGRSANWAIYFSNYLVVSLLIVIGWMLVLSINRSRAPGIVGSGVEEYRRVCVSTAATFGSIAIISMAFKLEIARGYLLIALPSGIVLLLLFRWLARHVVLEARKKSGRCVTRILVVGSQSAVRDLARSLTTGSGSEYEVVGACIPGRPMRTQLDIAGVGTIPTFGDESDIVAAAVESNSFAVAVTASEYLDGRALRELSWELDGLNIDMFVAPGVIDVAGPRLQMRPIAGMSLIHVEKPTYHGAKQFEKRLFDVMFSSLVLICGLPILVLIALAIKLTSPGPVFYRQERIGADGRPFRMIKFRTMVDGADKMLGGLVALNDSPGGVLFKMHSDPRVTPVGRILRKYSLDELPQFINVLKRDMSVVGPRPPLAREVATYDDCTRRRLLVRPGITGLWQVSGRSDLNWEDSVRLDLFYVENWSMISDLLIAVKTVKAIVSPVGAY